A stretch of [Clostridium] scindens DNA encodes these proteins:
- a CDS encoding DUF2804 domain-containing protein, with the protein MRNHEVTRRQDLLKADGSLREPGWSRQLVQRYDRSQIKAPRFRIKEWDYYLVLNEEFAGAFTISDDGYIGLQSVSLLNFKEGWEHTETILNPFPMGRFGLPATSEEGNTVYSDKRLKMSFTVEDGSRQIQCEFLDFYKGKPFTCDIRLEQPKMDTMVIATPWKEKKTAFYYNQKINCMRASGYMEYDGTRYTFSRDTDYGTLDWGRGVWTYDNRWYWGSGNATVEGKPFGFNIGYGFGDTSAASENMLFYDGVCHKLDDITFHIPKDDYRKPWKFTSSDGRFEMDFLPVLDRAAKTSALVIVTDQHQVFGKMSGRAVLDDGRVIEVRDLMCFAEDVHNRY; encoded by the coding sequence ATGAGAAATCATGAGGTGACCAGAAGACAGGATCTGCTAAAAGCGGACGGCTCCTTAAGGGAGCCGGGATGGTCCAGGCAGCTGGTGCAAAGATATGACCGAAGCCAGATAAAGGCACCAAGATTCCGCATTAAGGAGTGGGATTATTATCTGGTGCTCAATGAAGAATTTGCCGGGGCATTTACCATATCGGATGACGGGTATATCGGTCTTCAGTCCGTATCGCTTCTGAACTTTAAAGAAGGATGGGAGCATACGGAGACCATATTGAACCCGTTTCCCATGGGACGGTTTGGCCTTCCGGCTACTTCTGAGGAGGGCAATACCGTCTACAGCGACAAACGGCTGAAGATGAGTTTCACAGTAGAAGATGGATCCAGGCAGATCCAGTGCGAGTTCCTGGATTTCTACAAAGGGAAGCCGTTCACCTGCGATATCAGGCTGGAACAGCCGAAGATGGACACTATGGTGATTGCCACGCCATGGAAGGAAAAGAAGACGGCCTTCTATTATAATCAGAAGATTAACTGCATGAGGGCTTCGGGCTATATGGAATATGATGGTACAAGATATACATTTTCCAGGGATACGGATTATGGGACGCTGGACTGGGGAAGAGGCGTTTGGACCTATGACAACCGCTGGTATTGGGGGTCAGGCAACGCCACGGTCGAGGGGAAGCCTTTCGGGTTCAATATCGGATATGGATTTGGCGATACCAGCGCTGCCAGCGAGAATATGTTATTTTATGATGGCGTCTGTCATAAACTGGATGATATCACCTTCCATATCCCGAAAGATGATTATAGGAAGCCCTGGAAGTTTACATCCAGCGACGGTCGTTTTGAGATGGACTTTTTGCCGGTGCTTGACCGGGCAGCGAAGACGTCGGCGCTTGTCATCGTGACAGACCAGCATCAGGTATTTGGCAAGATGAGCGGGAGGGCGGTCCTGGATGATGGAAGGGTAATTGAAGTCAGGGATTTGATGTGTTTTGCGGAAGATGTACATAACAGGTATTAG
- a CDS encoding extracellular solute-binding protein: MIKKFLQRFYLVLIFVLLYAPIVTLMVLSFNKSKTRSKWGGFTTKWYVELFKNEQIMNALYTTLIIALLSALIATVIGTAAAIGIQAMHRKFRTTMMGVTNIPMLNADIVTGISLMLLFIAFRFSLGFSTILLAHITFNIPYVILSVMPKLKQTNVSTYEAALDLGASPVYAFFKVVFPDILPGVSSGFLLAFTMSLDDFIITHFTKGPGVDTLSTKIYSEVRKGIKPEMYALSTILFLSVLLLLILVNISPDEKPDKHKAVTARSIRRHKAGRFLLRKVVPVMMAVVVIVGGFFYGSKAATGGDNQVIVYNWGEYLDPEAITMFEKETGIEVVYEEYETNEIMYPKIQSGAIAYDVVCPSDYMIQRMIENDLLAEIDFDNIPNIKNIGDTYMEQSRQFDPENKYSVPYCWGTVGILYNKTMVDEPIDSWSVLWDEKYKDNILMQDSVRDAFGVTLKYLGYSLNSTDLDELEAAKKLLIKQKPLVQAYVIDQVRDKMIGNEAAIGVIYSGEAIYTQWENPNLEYVIPKEGSNVWIDSWVIPKNAKHKENAEKFINFICRPDIAKMNFDYITYSTPNEAGRQLIEDPALRNSPIAFPDPEELANCETFKFLGDENDALYNELWREVKSK; the protein is encoded by the coding sequence TTGATCAAGAAATTCTTACAGCGTTTTTACCTGGTGCTCATCTTCGTGCTTCTGTACGCTCCCATCGTAACCTTGATGGTGCTGTCTTTCAATAAATCGAAGACACGCTCCAAATGGGGAGGATTTACCACCAAATGGTACGTAGAGTTATTCAAGAACGAGCAGATTATGAACGCCTTGTATACCACCCTGATCATCGCTCTTCTGTCCGCCCTGATCGCGACGGTCATAGGAACGGCGGCGGCAATCGGAATCCAGGCCATGCACCGGAAGTTCCGTACCACCATGATGGGCGTTACCAACATTCCCATGCTGAATGCGGATATCGTGACCGGCATCTCCCTGATGCTGCTCTTTATCGCATTTCGGTTTTCGCTGGGATTCTCCACCATCCTGCTGGCTCACATTACCTTTAATATCCCTTATGTGATATTAAGCGTCATGCCCAAGCTAAAGCAGACCAATGTAAGCACTTACGAGGCGGCCCTGGACCTGGGGGCTTCTCCGGTATATGCCTTCTTCAAGGTGGTATTCCCGGATATCCTTCCAGGCGTATCATCCGGATTCCTGCTGGCCTTTACCATGTCGCTGGATGACTTTATCATCACGCATTTTACCAAGGGCCCTGGAGTGGACACCCTGTCCACCAAGATATACAGCGAAGTCCGAAAAGGCATCAAGCCGGAAATGTACGCGCTGTCCACCATACTCTTCCTGTCCGTGCTCCTGCTGCTCATTCTGGTCAACATCTCGCCGGATGAAAAGCCGGATAAGCACAAAGCCGTTACCGCCAGAAGCATAAGGCGCCATAAAGCCGGCCGCTTCCTTCTTCGCAAGGTCGTTCCTGTCATGATGGCAGTGGTGGTAATCGTGGGCGGCTTCTTCTATGGCTCCAAGGCAGCCACAGGCGGCGATAACCAGGTGATCGTCTACAATTGGGGAGAATATCTGGACCCGGAGGCTATCACCATGTTCGAGAAAGAGACGGGGATCGAGGTCGTCTATGAGGAATACGAGACCAACGAGATCATGTATCCCAAGATCCAGTCCGGCGCCATTGCTTATGACGTGGTCTGCCCTTCCGACTACATGATCCAGAGAATGATAGAAAATGACCTGCTGGCAGAGATTGATTTTGACAACATCCCAAATATCAAGAATATCGGCGATACTTATATGGAGCAGTCCAGGCAGTTCGACCCGGAGAACAAATACTCCGTGCCATACTGCTGGGGAACGGTAGGCATCCTCTATAACAAGACCATGGTGGATGAGCCTATCGACAGCTGGTCCGTACTGTGGGATGAGAAATACAAGGATAATATCCTGATGCAGGACAGCGTGCGCGACGCGTTTGGAGTCACGCTGAAATATCTCGGCTACTCGCTTAATTCCACCGACCTGGATGAACTGGAGGCGGCCAAGAAACTGCTGATCAAGCAGAAGCCTCTTGTGCAGGCCTACGTTATCGATCAGGTGCGAGACAAGATGATTGGCAATGAGGCCGCCATCGGCGTCATCTACTCCGGTGAAGCCATCTACACCCAGTGGGAGAATCCCAACCTGGAATACGTAATACCAAAAGAAGGCTCCAATGTGTGGATTGATTCCTGGGTCATTCCAAAGAACGCCAAGCACAAGGAAAATGCCGAGAAATTCATCAACTTCATCTGCCGCCCGGATATCGCGAAGATGAACTTTGACTACATTACCTACTCTACGCCGAACGAGGCCGGAAGACAGCTGATCGAAGACCCTGCGCTTCGAAACAGCCCTATAGCCTTCCCAGATCCGGAAGAACTGGCGAACTGCGAGACCTTCAAATTCCTGGGAGATGAAAACGACGCCCTCTACAATGAACTATGGCGGGAAGTCAAATCAAAATAA
- the rpoD gene encoding RNA polymerase sigma factor RpoD → MEENTVKFEEKLKELVSLGKKKKSILELQEINDFFSDMELEAEQMERVFEHLESNNIDVLRISGDEDDDIDDVDIVIAEEDDVDMEKIDLSVPDGISIEDPVRMYLKEIGKVPLLTAEEEVDLAKRMADGDEEAKKRLAEANLRLVVSIAKRYVGRGMLFLDLIQEGNLGLIKAVEKFDYHKGFKFSTYATWWIRQAITRAIADQARTIRIPVHMVETINKLIRVSRQLLQELGREPTPEEIAAQLDMPVERVREILKISQEPVSLETPIGEEEDSHLGDFIQDDNVPVPAEAAAQTLLKEQLDEVLDTLTEREQKVLRLRFGMNDGRARTLEEVGKEFDVTRERIRQIEAKALRKLRHPSRSRKLRDYLD, encoded by the coding sequence ATGGAAGAAAACACAGTGAAATTCGAGGAGAAATTAAAAGAACTGGTATCTCTTGGAAAAAAGAAGAAAAGTATTCTGGAATTACAGGAAATCAATGATTTCTTCTCGGATATGGAACTTGAGGCCGAGCAGATGGAGAGAGTGTTCGAACATCTGGAGTCCAATAACATTGATGTCCTGCGGATCAGCGGCGACGAGGATGATGATATCGACGATGTGGATATCGTCATTGCGGAAGAAGACGATGTGGACATGGAAAAGATCGACTTGAGCGTGCCGGATGGCATCAGCATTGAGGATCCAGTCCGCATGTACCTGAAAGAGATTGGAAAGGTTCCGCTTCTGACCGCAGAAGAAGAAGTGGATCTTGCGAAACGGATGGCTGACGGCGATGAAGAGGCCAAGAAGCGTCTGGCAGAGGCCAATCTGCGTCTGGTTGTCAGCATTGCGAAGCGTTATGTTGGGCGCGGCATGCTGTTTCTGGACCTGATTCAGGAAGGCAATCTGGGCCTGATCAAGGCGGTTGAAAAGTTTGACTATCATAAGGGATTTAAGTTCAGCACATATGCCACATGGTGGATCCGCCAGGCCATCACAAGAGCGATTGCAGACCAGGCAAGGACGATTCGGATTCCGGTCCATATGGTGGAGACGATCAACAAGCTGATCCGCGTGTCCAGACAATTATTGCAGGAACTAGGACGCGAGCCTACGCCGGAAGAGATTGCGGCGCAGCTGGACATGCCGGTTGAGAGGGTCCGGGAGATTCTGAAGATTTCCCAGGAGCCGGTATCTTTGGAGACGCCTATCGGCGAGGAAGAAGACAGTCATCTGGGAGACTTCATACAGGACGACAATGTGCCAGTGCCAGCGGAAGCGGCTGCACAGACACTGTTAAAGGAGCAGCTGGATGAGGTTCTGGACACATTGACGGAAAGAGAGCAGAAGGTATTGCGGCTGCGGTTCGGAATGAATGACGGGCGCGCCCGTACCCTGGAAGAGGTTGGAAAGGAATTCGACGTAACCCGCGAGCGTATCCGCCAGATTGAGGCGAAGGCGCTGCGCAAGCTCAGACACCCCAGCCGTAGTAGAAAATTGAGAGATTATCTGGATTAA
- a CDS encoding tRNA (adenine(22)-N(1))-methyltransferase, with amino-acid sequence MELSKRLTKVASLVTEGASVADIGTDHGYIPIYLIENNIAARAIALDINKGPLERARMHIVGHGLKGQIETRLSDGLKEVEPGEVDTMIAAGMGGGLVIKILREGKPVVDTLKSCILQPQSEIHRVRRYVAENQMKIVAEDMVEEDGKFYPIMKVEHGSSAPYTECEYLYGKCLLEGKHPVLKKYLDREMGIRESIFGQLSRRKGSESAARRMEEVREEIVMLREALEYFDR; translated from the coding sequence ATGGAACTATCAAAAAGACTTACCAAAGTTGCAAGTCTTGTGACAGAGGGCGCCTCTGTTGCAGATATTGGAACGGATCACGGCTATATTCCCATCTATCTGATCGAGAACAATATAGCCGCAAGGGCGATTGCCCTGGATATCAATAAAGGGCCTCTGGAGAGGGCCAGAATGCATATTGTGGGCCACGGGCTGAAAGGACAGATCGAGACCCGGCTGTCTGACGGGCTTAAGGAAGTGGAGCCTGGAGAAGTGGACACGATGATTGCCGCCGGGATGGGAGGCGGCCTGGTTATCAAGATACTAAGAGAGGGAAAGCCGGTGGTGGATACGCTTAAGTCCTGCATCCTGCAGCCCCAGTCAGAGATACATAGAGTCCGCCGTTACGTGGCGGAGAACCAGATGAAGATCGTGGCTGAGGATATGGTGGAAGAGGATGGCAAGTTCTACCCTATAATGAAAGTAGAGCATGGAAGCAGTGCGCCTTATACGGAGTGCGAATACCTGTATGGCAAATGCCTGCTGGAAGGGAAGCATCCGGTGCTTAAGAAGTACCTGGACCGGGAGATGGGCATCCGGGAAAGCATCTTTGGCCAGCTGAGCAGGCGAAAAGGCAGCGAAAGCGCTGCCAGGCGTATGGAAGAGGTACGCGAGGAGATCGTGATGCTTCGGGAGGCGCTGGAGTATTTTGACAGATAA
- a CDS encoding deoxyguanosinetriphosphate triphosphohydrolase has product MTIREQLELREIEYLSPYATLSKDSRGRDRAEEECDIRPVFQRDRDRILHCKAFRRLKQKTQVFLLPKGDHYRTRLTHTLEVSQNARTIAKALRLNEDLVEAIALGHDLGHTPFGHAGERALDEVCPLGFQHNEQSVRVVERLEKQGEGLNLTWEVRDGILNHKSAGTPHTLEGQIVRLSDKIAYINHDIDDAIRGGVLKEEDIPKPYREILGNSTRVRLDTMIHNVIINSMDQPEIRMSPEVERATMDLRAFMFENVYKNPVAKGEEEKAINMVTNLYDYYRRHIQLLPDQFLEMLEEEGGTPERIVCDYIAGMTDTYAIKKFEEYFIPESWKI; this is encoded by the coding sequence ATGACGATCAGGGAACAGTTAGAACTTAGGGAGATTGAATATTTGAGTCCTTATGCAACGCTAAGCAAGGATTCAAGAGGAAGAGACCGCGCGGAAGAAGAATGCGATATCCGTCCCGTCTTCCAGAGGGACCGGGACCGGATCCTCCACTGCAAGGCGTTTCGCCGGCTGAAGCAGAAGACGCAGGTATTCCTTCTTCCCAAAGGGGATCATTACAGGACCAGGCTGACCCATACGCTGGAGGTATCCCAGAACGCCAGGACCATAGCCAAGGCTCTTCGTCTCAATGAAGATCTGGTGGAGGCGATCGCGCTGGGGCATGATCTGGGGCATACGCCTTTCGGCCATGCGGGAGAACGGGCGCTTGACGAGGTATGCCCGCTGGGGTTCCAGCATAACGAGCAGAGCGTAAGGGTGGTGGAACGTCTGGAAAAGCAGGGCGAGGGACTGAACCTGACCTGGGAAGTGCGTGACGGAATCCTGAATCATAAATCCGCGGGTACGCCGCATACGCTGGAAGGACAGATCGTCCGCCTGTCGGATAAGATTGCCTATATCAACCATGATATTGACGACGCGATCCGGGGAGGCGTGCTCAAAGAGGAAGATATTCCGAAACCATATAGGGAGATTCTTGGAAATTCTACCAGAGTCCGCCTGGATACGATGATCCATAATGTGATCATCAACAGCATGGACCAGCCGGAGATCCGGATGTCTCCGGAAGTGGAGCGGGCTACCATGGACCTTCGCGCCTTCATGTTTGAAAATGTGTATAAGAATCCGGTGGCTAAAGGCGAGGAAGAGAAGGCCATTAACATGGTGACCAATCTTTATGATTATTACCGGAGGCATATCCAGCTGCTTCCGGATCAGTTCCTTGAAATGCTGGAGGAAGAAGGGGGTACGCCGGAGCGGATTGTCTGTGATTATATTGCGGGAATGACGGATACATACGCGATCAAGAAGTTCGAGGAATATTTTATTCCGGAATCTTGGAAAATTTAA
- a CDS encoding Nif3-like dinuclear metal center hexameric protein, with product MLCKDVMDVIEAAYPREYALDWDNVGLLVGRDDKEVRRIYIALDATDEVIDAAIESQADMLVTHHPMIFGALKRINNLDFIGSRILKLIQSDISYYAMHTNYDVLGMARLSGEKMHLSKTEVLEATCENGPSDNGEEGIGRVADLDRPVTLRECGQEVKDSFRLGSVKIFGDLDARVRRIAISPGSGKSMIRAALDKKADVLITGDIGHHEGIDAVAQGLAVIDAGHYGIEHIFMEDMRQYLGSHLTDVEVMAAPIVHPFTIM from the coding sequence ATGCTGTGTAAGGATGTAATGGATGTGATCGAAGCGGCTTATCCAAGAGAGTATGCGCTGGATTGGGATAATGTAGGCCTGCTGGTGGGAAGAGATGATAAGGAAGTAAGGCGGATCTATATTGCCCTTGACGCGACGGATGAAGTCATTGACGCGGCAATCGAAAGCCAGGCTGACATGCTGGTGACCCATCACCCTATGATATTCGGCGCATTAAAAAGAATCAATAATCTGGATTTTATAGGAAGCAGGATACTGAAGCTGATCCAAAGCGACATCTCTTACTATGCAATGCATACGAACTATGACGTGCTGGGAATGGCCCGGCTGTCAGGAGAGAAGATGCATCTTTCTAAGACAGAGGTTCTGGAAGCCACCTGCGAGAATGGACCTTCGGATAACGGCGAGGAGGGGATCGGGAGAGTGGCAGATCTGGATCGTCCGGTTACCTTGCGGGAATGCGGCCAGGAGGTGAAGGATTCCTTCCGGTTGGGCTCCGTCAAGATATTTGGAGATCTTGATGCCAGAGTGCGCAGGATCGCCATCTCCCCTGGATCTGGCAAGAGCATGATAAGGGCGGCGCTTGATAAGAAGGCGGATGTCCTTATCACAGGAGATATCGGCCATCATGAAGGAATTGACGCGGTGGCCCAGGGACTGGCAGTCATTGATGCAGGTCACTATGGCATCGAGCATATATTTATGGAAGATATGAGGCAGTATCTGGGCAGTCATCTGACGGATGTGGAGGTGATGGCGGCTCCGATCGTGCATCCATTTACAATCATGTAG
- the dnaG gene encoding DNA primase, translating to MYYSDEVIEEVRSRNDIVDVISGYVKLQKKGSSYFGLCPFHNEKSPSFSVSQQKQMYYCFGCGAGGNVFTFLMEYENYSFVEALKYLADRAGVELPEQEYSKEAKARADTKAILLEINKAAAQYFYAQLKGSQGAQALSYLKNRELGDDTIKAFGLGYANKYSNDLYKYLRSKGYQDEMIAKAGLITVDERQGAYDKFWNRVMFPIMDANSRVIGFGGRVMGDGKPKYLNSPETMIFDKSRNLYGLNRARSTKKSYFLLCEGYMDVISLHQAGFTNAVASLGTALTPGHASLIKRYVQEVYLTYDSDEAGTKAALRAIPILRDVGITARIIRMEPYKDPDEFIKNLGAEAFEERIGKARNGFMFSLEILEKNYDMHSPEGKTDFMKEVARRLAQFDEEIERGNYIEAVAGAYHVGFEDLRKLVGRMAIQTGLAKPVERPKSTQGKKKEKEDGILKSQKILLTWLTSDEAVFRQIEKYITPADFSEGIYRTVAQLLYEQYEKHDVNPARIMNHFTDEEEHREVASLFHTKIKELTTAKEQEKALQETVIRIKNHSIEEATKKLDPTDIKGLQQLMNAKRELQDLQKLHISIN from the coding sequence ATGTATTATTCCGATGAAGTAATTGAAGAAGTAAGATCAAGAAATGATATTGTAGATGTAATCTCTGGCTATGTGAAACTTCAGAAAAAGGGAAGTTCTTATTTTGGACTCTGTCCATTCCATAATGAGAAGTCTCCCTCTTTTTCTGTGAGCCAGCAGAAGCAGATGTATTACTGTTTTGGCTGTGGGGCCGGCGGCAATGTATTCACATTCCTGATGGAGTATGAGAATTATTCCTTCGTAGAAGCGCTTAAGTATCTGGCGGACAGAGCAGGCGTGGAACTTCCGGAGCAAGAATACTCAAAAGAAGCAAAGGCCCGTGCGGACACCAAGGCTATCTTGCTGGAGATCAACAAGGCAGCCGCGCAGTATTTTTACGCACAGCTAAAAGGCAGCCAGGGCGCCCAGGCGCTCTCCTATCTTAAGAACCGGGAACTTGGGGATGACACCATCAAGGCGTTTGGCCTAGGATATGCCAACAAGTACAGCAATGACCTCTACAAATATCTTCGTTCCAAAGGATATCAGGATGAGATGATCGCAAAGGCCGGACTGATTACCGTAGATGAAAGGCAGGGGGCTTACGACAAGTTCTGGAACCGGGTCATGTTCCCGATCATGGATGCCAACAGCCGCGTCATAGGCTTTGGCGGCCGTGTTATGGGAGATGGAAAGCCCAAATACCTGAACTCGCCGGAGACCATGATATTCGACAAGAGCCGTAACCTCTACGGACTGAACCGGGCGAGGAGTACCAAGAAGTCCTATTTCCTTCTCTGTGAAGGATATATGGATGTGATATCCCTTCACCAGGCGGGATTCACCAATGCGGTCGCTTCCCTGGGAACGGCGCTTACGCCGGGACATGCATCGCTGATCAAGCGGTATGTGCAGGAAGTCTATCTTACATATGACAGCGACGAAGCCGGCACCAAGGCAGCGCTTCGGGCTATCCCGATACTGAGGGATGTGGGCATCACAGCCAGGATCATTCGGATGGAGCCCTATAAAGATCCGGATGAGTTTATCAAGAATCTGGGAGCCGAGGCTTTTGAAGAGCGGATCGGCAAGGCGAGGAATGGATTCATGTTCAGTCTGGAGATTTTGGAGAAGAATTATGACATGCATTCTCCGGAAGGTAAGACTGATTTCATGAAAGAAGTCGCCAGGCGGCTTGCACAATTCGATGAAGAGATTGAGCGCGGCAACTATATAGAGGCGGTGGCTGGCGCTTATCATGTAGGGTTCGAAGACCTGCGCAAGTTGGTGGGCAGGATGGCGATCCAGACAGGACTGGCCAAGCCAGTGGAGAGGCCGAAGAGCACCCAGGGCAAGAAGAAGGAGAAGGAAGATGGGATTCTCAAGTCCCAGAAGATACTGCTGACCTGGCTTACATCAGATGAGGCGGTATTCCGCCAGATTGAGAAGTATATCACGCCTGCGGATTTTTCAGAAGGAATCTACAGGACGGTGGCACAGCTGCTCTATGAGCAGTACGAGAAGCATGACGTGAACCCGGCAAGGATCATGAATCATTTTACGGATGAAGAAGAACACCGCGAGGTAGCCAGCCTGTTCCACACAAAGATCAAGGAACTGACGACGGCAAAAGAGCAGGAAAAGGCATTGCAGGAAACGGTTATCCGGATTAAGAATCATAGTATAGAAGAGGCGACTAAGAAGCTGGACCCCACGGATATCAAGGGTCTTCAGCAGTTGATGAATGCAAAAAGGGAACTACAGGACCTTCAAAAACTGCATATTTCTATTAATTAA
- a CDS encoding nucleoside kinase, translating into MEKKMYSVQIGDEIRQYEAGTTYRQIAAEHQKDYEDDIVLVFINDRLQELHKTLEGDCVMRFETTSGPIGHKTYKRSMSLMLVKAVYDVANHDDIDKVRIHYSVSKGYYCTIEGTIRLDQEFLEHVEARMREMVEMDMPIHKRSIHTDDAIALFGQHGMHDKERLFEYRRVSKVNIYSMNEFEDYYYGYMVPSAGYLRYFKLYLYDEGFVVQMPTQQNPREVPPFEPQNKLFHVLKESTQWGDMQGIETVGALNGKITNGDGLQVVLVQEALQEKKIAEIAAQIAERRERKFILIAGPSSSGKTTFSHRLSVQLRANGLVPHPIAVDNYFVEREVNPRDKNGEYDFECLEAVDVELFNRQLKELLAGKEVVIPRFNFVTGHKEYGSDVKKLGENDVLVIEGIHCLNPKLTESLPDENKFKIYISALTQLNIDEHNRIPTTDGRLIRRIVRDARTRGSSAKRTISMWPSVRRGEERNIFPYQEEADVMFNSALIYELAVLKPYVESLLFGIDRDCPEYLEAKRLLKFLDYFVGIGSENVPTNSLLREFIGGGCFNV; encoded by the coding sequence ATGGAGAAGAAGATGTACAGCGTGCAGATAGGGGATGAAATCCGGCAGTACGAAGCTGGAACTACATACCGCCAGATTGCCGCAGAGCACCAGAAGGACTATGAGGATGATATCGTGCTGGTATTTATCAACGACCGGCTGCAGGAACTGCATAAGACGCTGGAAGGAGACTGCGTCATGCGGTTTGAGACTACCTCCGGGCCAATCGGGCATAAGACCTACAAAAGAAGCATGAGCCTGATGCTGGTAAAAGCGGTCTATGATGTAGCAAACCACGATGATATCGATAAGGTCCGAATCCATTATTCTGTCAGCAAGGGCTACTACTGTACGATTGAGGGGACGATTCGTCTGGATCAGGAATTCCTGGAGCATGTGGAGGCGAGAATGCGCGAGATGGTGGAGATGGATATGCCGATCCATAAGCGGAGTATCCATACGGACGATGCCATCGCCTTATTCGGACAGCACGGGATGCATGACAAGGAGCGACTGTTTGAATACCGGAGGGTATCCAAGGTTAACATATATAGCATGAATGAGTTTGAAGATTATTATTATGGCTATATGGTGCCTAGCGCCGGATATCTTAGATATTTCAAACTCTATCTGTATGATGAAGGGTTTGTGGTGCAGATGCCTACCCAGCAGAACCCGAGAGAGGTGCCTCCATTCGAGCCTCAGAATAAGCTGTTCCATGTACTCAAAGAATCTACCCAGTGGGGCGATATGCAGGGGATAGAGACGGTTGGCGCGCTGAATGGCAAGATTACCAACGGCGACGGATTACAGGTGGTACTGGTTCAGGAGGCGCTGCAGGAGAAGAAGATCGCGGAGATCGCGGCGCAGATTGCCGAACGCAGAGAACGAAAGTTCATATTGATTGCAGGCCCGTCGTCATCAGGAAAGACGACGTTCTCCCACAGGCTGTCCGTCCAGCTTCGGGCCAACGGGCTGGTTCCCCACCCAATCGCGGTGGACAATTATTTTGTGGAACGGGAAGTCAATCCAAGGGATAAGAACGGGGAATATGACTTTGAATGCCTGGAGGCAGTGGATGTAGAACTATTTAACCGGCAGCTTAAGGAACTGCTGGCAGGAAAAGAAGTGGTGATCCCAAGGTTTAATTTTGTGACGGGACATAAGGAATATGGGAGCGACGTTAAGAAACTGGGAGAAAATGACGTGCTGGTGATAGAAGGCATCCATTGCCTGAATCCCAAACTGACGGAGAGTCTGCCGGATGAGAACAAGTTCAAGATATACATCAGCGCCCTGACACAGCTGAACATAGACGAGCACAACCGGATTCCCACCACGGATGGCCGCCTGATACGAAGAATCGTCAGGGATGCCCGCACCCGGGGATCTTCCGCTAAGCGGACGATCAGCATGTGGCCGTCTGTCAGAAGAGGGGAGGAGCGCAACATCTTCCCCTATCAGGAAGAGGCGGACGTTATGTTCAATTCCGCGCTGATCTATGAACTGGCGGTATTGAAGCCTTACGTAGAATCGCTGCTTTTTGGGATTGACCGGGACTGCCCGGAATATCTGGAAGCCAAGAGGCTTCTGAAGTTCCTGGATTATTTTGTGGGAATCGGAAGCGAGAATGTGCCTACCAATTCCCTGCTGCGGGAGTTCATCGGAGGTGGCTGCTTCAATGTATAA
- a CDS encoding ABC transporter permease — protein MRRRLQLRNKTRKFKRLLAGPYLFWSVSFIIIPLLMIFYYGLTDKDGAFTLLNIAKITTPENLKALGLALLLSFVSTVICLLLAYPLAMILSNLGVNQSSFIVLIFILPMWMNFLLRTLAWQNLLEKNGVINVILDFLNLPALEIINTPYAIVLGMVYNFLPFMVLPIYNVLAKIDKDVIAAARDLGANNVQTFLRIILPLSVPGIISGITMVFVPALTTFVISDLLGGSKILLIGNVIEQEFKQGSNWHVGSGLSLVLMIFIIISMALIAKYDKDGEGTAF, from the coding sequence ATGCGGAGGCGGTTACAATTGAGGAATAAGACAAGAAAATTCAAGCGGCTGCTGGCCGGACCTTATCTCTTCTGGTCAGTATCCTTTATCATCATCCCTCTCCTTATGATCTTTTACTATGGGCTGACCGATAAGGACGGGGCTTTTACATTATTGAATATTGCAAAGATTACGACGCCAGAGAACCTGAAAGCCCTGGGGCTTGCCCTCCTGCTTTCCTTTGTAAGCACCGTGATCTGCCTGCTCCTGGCCTATCCTCTGGCAATGATCCTGTCCAATCTGGGCGTTAACCAGTCCAGTTTTATCGTGCTGATCTTCATCCTGCCCATGTGGATGAATTTCCTTCTACGCACCCTGGCATGGCAGAATCTTCTGGAGAAGAACGGGGTCATCAATGTGATCCTGGATTTCCTGAACCTTCCTGCCCTGGAGATCATCAATACGCCTTATGCCATTGTCCTGGGCATGGTCTATAACTTCCTGCCCTTCATGGTCCTTCCGATCTATAACGTGCTGGCCAAGATCGACAAGGATGTCATAGCGGCCGCGAGGGATTTAGGCGCCAATAATGTGCAGACATTTCTGCGCATCATCCTGCCCTTAAGCGTGCCTGGGATCATCAGCGGAATTACCATGGTATTCGTGCCTGCGCTGACCACCTTCGTCATCTCCGATTTGCTTGGCGGAAGCAAGATCCTGCTGATCGGCAATGTCATCGAGCAGGAATTCAAGCAGGGAAGCAACTGGCATGTGGGAAGCGGATTGTCCCTGGTACTTATGATTTTTATTATCATCAGCATGGCATTGATTGCCAAATACGATAAAGATGGGGAGGGAACTGCATTTTGA